Proteins encoded in a region of the Colius striatus isolate bColStr4 chromosome 18, bColStr4.1.hap1, whole genome shotgun sequence genome:
- the GALR2 gene encoding galanin receptor type 2, producing MNSSLVGPEGGWQPEVVIIPLLYFVIFLVGTVGNCLVLAVLLRNGQVKNTTNLFILNLGVADLCFILFCVPFQATIYTLEGWVFGPFMCKAVHFFIYFTMYASSFTLATVSLDRYLAIRYPLHSRELRTPRNALVAICFIWGLSFIFSGPYLSYYQEFQFANLTVCHPIWDISRRKVMDICTFVFSYIIPVLILSLTYTRTIRYLWSSVDPLQDMSESKKAKRKVTRMVIIVAILFCLCWLPHHLVILYVWFGYFPLNHATYVLRVLSHLISYANSCLNPIVYALVSKHFRKGFKKIFICLLYKKAANKVHVAQVPNTVSTLEAELSEVTQLSEVLPGCSSVHCKAPAQPWAGAELVRYQQRADSSLITFNIT from the exons ATGAACAGCTCTTTGGTGGGCCCTGAGGGGGGCTGGCAGCCCGAGGTGGTCATCATCCCACTGCTCTACTTTGTCATCTTCCTCGTGGGCACGGTGGGCAACTGCCTggtcctggctgtgctgctgcgcAACGGGCAGGTGAAGAACACCACCAACCTCTTCATCCTCAACCTGGGGGTGGCTGACCTCTGCTTCATCCTCTTCTGTGTCCCATTCCAAGCCACCATCTACACCCTGGAGGGCTGGGTGTTTGGGCCCTTCATGTGCAAGGCTGTCCACTTCTTCATCTACTTCACCATGTACGCCAGCAGCTTCACCTTGGCCACCGTCTCCCTTGACAG GTATCTGGCCATACGCTACCCCCTGCACTCGAGGGAGCTGAGGACGCCCAGGAACGCCCTCGTGGCCATCTGCTTCATCTGGGGCCTTTCCTTCATCTTCTCGGGCCCTTACCTCAGCTATTACCAAGAGTTCCAGTTTGCCAACCTGACTGTTTGCCACCCTATCTGGGACATCTCCCGCCGTAAGGTCATGGACATCTGCACCTTCGTCTTCAGCTACATCATCCCCGTGCTGATCCTGAGCCTCACTTACACTCGGACCATCCGCTACCTGTGGAGCTCCGTGGACCCTCTCCAAGACATGTCAgagtccaagaaggccaagagGAAGGTCACCAGGATGGTCATCATTGTAGCCATCCTGTTCTGCCTCTGTTGGCTGCCCCATCACCTGGTCATCCTCTATGTCTGGTTCGGGTACTTCCCCCTCAATCACGCTACGTACGTGCTCCGTGTCCTCTCCCACCTCATCTCCTACGCCAACTCCTGCCTCAACCCCATTGTCTACGCCCTGGTCTCCAAACACTTCCGCAAGGGCTTCAAGAAGATCTTCATCTGCCTCTTGTACAAGAAGGCGGCCAACAAGGTGCACGTGGCCCAAGTGCCAAACACTGTGAGCACGCTGGAGGCAGAGCTCAGCGAGGTGACCCAGCTCAGCGAAgtcctgcctggctgctcctccGTGCACTGCAaggccccagcccagccctgggcaggggcagagctggtgAGATACCAGCAGAGAGCAGATAGCTCCCTCATCACCTTCAACATCACCTAG